A single region of the Sulfitobacter geojensis genome encodes:
- a CDS encoding histidine kinase dimerization/phosphoacceptor domain -containing protein: protein MLKQSLLRLWATVDRLGVRLALVLAVALLPLMIVSILRSQSVVNEAVARSRAALTGVTLNAVQDEINLIEGAKAVAQSLSQWMPSLLDDPESCKFVMRETLKGNAYSFAGFYDTKGLVTCSSAPGPFSVGITPDLIRQIEDPKPVVLVNEDAPASGTSVIYASHPVYDKDGSLMGFAAISIPHKKLQQTGAAPTNAEFLTLNARGAILTAPGTLDEAQPFMPQLEPSEYISETAKSFRALGNDGTERLYAVVPVVAGELYALSTWPYDHGISGDFYLRNPALFPALMWLASLAVAWFATSLFVTRHVVKLRRTMREFAKTRRTTTVKEFQTAPGELRDVADTYISMTDMVLRDEAKIEDALRQKDVLLREVHHRVKNNLQLIASIMSMQMRQTRSKEVKQIMQSLHDRVNSLATIHRNLYQTSGQADINMDEHLDAIVRQVVKMAAARDASIELKTDFDEIRLIPDQAVPLSLFVTEAMTNALKYIGAEKGKSTTLCVSLEVQEDDRAEVMVTNSIPPQVHKPDTEKSSGLGAELMEAFAMQLSGDFSATAEEETFVVRLNFPIDEVHQDG, encoded by the coding sequence ATGTTGAAACAATCCCTGTTACGCCTGTGGGCGACTGTTGATCGGTTGGGCGTAAGGCTCGCCCTGGTCCTTGCTGTGGCGCTGTTGCCGCTGATGATCGTGTCCATCCTGCGTTCGCAAAGCGTTGTTAACGAAGCAGTTGCACGTTCGCGTGCCGCCCTTACTGGTGTGACCCTGAATGCGGTGCAGGACGAAATCAACCTGATCGAAGGGGCAAAGGCCGTTGCGCAATCGCTCAGCCAGTGGATGCCATCCCTGCTGGATGATCCCGAAAGCTGCAAATTCGTGATGCGCGAAACGCTGAAGGGCAACGCCTATTCTTTTGCCGGCTTTTACGACACCAAGGGCCTTGTCACCTGCTCCAGCGCGCCGGGGCCCTTTAGCGTCGGCATCACACCGGACCTTATCAGGCAAATCGAAGACCCCAAACCCGTCGTTCTGGTGAACGAAGACGCACCTGCATCGGGAACATCGGTGATCTACGCCTCGCATCCAGTCTATGACAAGGACGGCAGCCTGATGGGTTTCGCCGCCATATCGATTCCGCACAAAAAGCTGCAACAGACCGGTGCCGCGCCCACCAACGCGGAGTTTTTGACGCTGAACGCGCGTGGGGCAATCCTGACGGCCCCGGGGACACTGGACGAAGCCCAGCCGTTCATGCCGCAACTTGAACCAAGCGAATATATCTCCGAAACAGCCAAGAGTTTTCGTGCTCTCGGAAATGACGGAACAGAACGGCTTTATGCCGTAGTGCCGGTCGTTGCAGGCGAACTTTATGCGCTGTCGACTTGGCCTTACGATCACGGTATCAGCGGGGATTTCTATCTCAGAAACCCTGCCCTGTTTCCGGCGCTGATGTGGCTGGCCAGCCTGGCGGTCGCGTGGTTCGCAACCTCATTGTTCGTGACACGCCACGTCGTGAAACTGCGCCGCACCATGCGTGAATTTGCCAAAACGCGGCGCACGACCACTGTAAAAGAATTTCAAACCGCCCCCGGCGAGCTGCGCGATGTGGCCGACACCTATATCAGCATGACTGATATGGTTCTGCGCGACGAAGCCAAGATCGAGGATGCCTTGCGCCAAAAAGATGTGTTGTTGCGCGAAGTTCATCATCGGGTGAAAAACAACCTGCAACTCATCGCATCGATTATGAGCATGCAGATGCGTCAGACTCGTTCCAAAGAGGTGAAACAGATCATGCAAAGCCTGCATGATCGGGTGAACAGCCTCGCCACGATCCACCGCAATCTTTATCAGACATCGGGACAGGCCGACATCAACATGGACGAACATCTGGATGCGATTGTGCGCCAGGTGGTCAAGATGGCAGCCGCACGGGATGCTTCGATCGAACTGAAAACCGATTTCGATGAAATCCGCCTGATCCCCGACCAAGCGGTGCCGTTGTCCTTGTTCGTGACCGAAGCCATGACCAACGCCCTAAAATACATCGGCGCTGAAAAAGGTAAATCGACCACGCTGTGCGTCAGCCTTGAAGTGCAAGAGGACGATCGGGCCGAGGTGATGGTCACCAATTCGATCCCCCCTCAGGTCCACAAACCCGACACCGAAAAGTCTTCCGGCCTAGGGGCGGAACTGATGGAAGCCTTCGCAATGCAGTTGTCCGGTGATTTCAGCGCAACGGCCGAGGAAGAAACGTTTGTCGTACGGCTGAACTTTCCAATCGACGAAGTACATCAAGACGGCTGA
- a CDS encoding DUF1328 domain-containing protein, with product MLGWALTFLVVALIAGALGFGGIAGASAGIAQIIFVLFLILFAVAMIARAVRGKPPV from the coding sequence ATGCTAGGTTGGGCTTTAACTTTTCTCGTGGTCGCACTGATTGCCGGTGCCCTCGGCTTTGGCGGCATCGCCGGTGCTTCCGCAGGTATAGCACAAATCATCTTTGTCCTGTTCCTGATCCTGTTTGCCGTCGCGATGATCGCCCGCGCAGTCCGGGGCAAACCGCCCGTCTGA
- a CDS encoding ATP-binding protein, giving the protein MEIGLQATREKRTYNQWVANETMEDFALRFTARRARRWSYARVANTAIGSISFLALEAIGAAITITYGFDIAVFAIMFVGAILFLTGLPICYYAARYGVDIDLLTRGAGFGYIGSTITSLIYASFTFIFFALEAAILALALDFLFGLPIFLGYIASALVVIPLVINGFSKISSFQTWTQPLWVILHIMPFALLALVGYDIDTWLAFEGAHEGKGTSTLLMFGAASGVVFSLIAQIGEQVDFLRFLPEPKTRKDWRKWWAALVAAGPGWSVLGVLKMLAGSYLVTLAIQNAVPLVDAADPTHMYYTAFDQVFGSPTLVLVLTGTFVVLSQLKINVTNAYAGSIAWSNFFSRLTHSHPGRVVWLVFNVGIAVLLMELGVFEGLEQVLRLYSHVAVAWIGALVADLVVNKPLGLSPKGIEFRRAHLYDINPVGIGAMAVACAVSLLAVTGAVGQTAQAFSTFIALATAFATAPMIAFWTKGKYYLARPDDTPAAEGLHSCSICDFRFDAEDMTHCPFHAGPICSLCCTLDNNCQDSCKPHGRIGYNVKHFIDRSFAPKISAAIQSRFAKFMLFTSLISGLLGGLLLWIGTNANSPNFTAVLTVIFGSIVIVVGISVWMFLLVNESQRNARAETRRQTDRLLREIRAHERTDIALQDAKEKAEAANHAKTRYMAGLSHELRTPLNAIYGFAQILEKDPAIPKHRLDSVTTIRRSSEHLAGLIEGLLDIARIEAGRLEVMRDRINLRMFIKQVASIFEEEARERGITFTVETHGNLPAWVGFDEKRLRQILINLLSNALRYTERGSVCMRITYRSEIALIEVTDTGIGIAPDFLPRIWQPFQRSRQNSARGSGLGLTITKLLVEILGGEIKVNSTLGEGSTFTVRLMLPSLSQDPTAKEGIPPTAHTLPVIGYLGARKTIMVVDDDAHHLTLVTNLFEPLGFSVVVAASAEVALEMLTDITPNLFILDIDMPGQDGWSLAQDLRASGLKTIPIIMISGHAKDVERPNPHLALYDAFITKPYSLDDLVFRAAGLLKLDLKTQTDDDDGTPTAAHLASHTAEHMIELARTGQASNLRRMLAELETERACPPALLSRLNKYLAEFDLAGIAEALESEKHETV; this is encoded by the coding sequence ATGGAAATCGGACTACAGGCCACCCGGGAAAAGCGAACCTACAACCAGTGGGTTGCAAACGAGACGATGGAAGATTTTGCACTGCGCTTTACCGCCCGCCGTGCGCGCCGTTGGAGTTATGCGCGTGTCGCCAACACCGCCATCGGGTCGATTTCGTTTCTAGCTTTGGAGGCGATCGGTGCCGCGATTACAATAACATACGGGTTCGACATCGCTGTTTTTGCAATCATGTTTGTCGGCGCAATCCTGTTTCTGACCGGGCTGCCGATCTGCTATTACGCAGCGCGTTACGGCGTTGATATTGATCTGCTGACACGCGGTGCCGGCTTTGGCTATATCGGCTCGACCATCACTTCGCTGATTTACGCGTCCTTCACGTTTATCTTCTTTGCACTCGAGGCCGCGATCCTTGCCCTAGCGCTCGATTTCCTTTTCGGGCTGCCCATTTTCTTGGGCTATATCGCAAGCGCGCTTGTGGTGATCCCACTGGTCATCAACGGATTCTCCAAGATCTCTTCGTTTCAGACATGGACCCAGCCGCTTTGGGTCATCCTGCATATCATGCCTTTCGCGCTGCTGGCGTTGGTGGGTTATGACATCGACACATGGTTGGCGTTTGAAGGCGCGCATGAGGGAAAAGGCACATCAACCCTGCTGATGTTCGGGGCGGCATCTGGCGTGGTGTTTTCCTTGATTGCCCAGATCGGCGAACAAGTTGATTTCCTGCGTTTTCTACCCGAACCCAAAACACGCAAAGACTGGCGCAAATGGTGGGCTGCCCTTGTTGCGGCGGGGCCCGGCTGGTCGGTGCTGGGGGTGCTCAAAATGCTGGCGGGGTCCTATCTTGTGACGCTGGCAATCCAGAATGCGGTACCACTTGTCGATGCCGCAGACCCTACGCATATGTATTACACCGCCTTTGATCAGGTCTTTGGATCACCGACCCTTGTGCTGGTGCTGACGGGGACATTCGTTGTTCTGTCTCAGCTAAAGATCAATGTCACCAATGCCTATGCAGGTTCTATCGCATGGTCCAATTTCTTTTCGCGGCTGACCCATAGCCATCCGGGGCGGGTCGTCTGGCTGGTTTTCAACGTCGGCATCGCGGTGCTGCTGATGGAGCTTGGGGTGTTTGAGGGCCTCGAACAGGTGCTGCGTCTTTATTCGCATGTTGCAGTGGCGTGGATCGGTGCGTTGGTGGCTGATCTTGTGGTGAACAAACCCCTTGGCCTCAGCCCCAAAGGCATCGAATTTCGACGGGCGCATCTTTACGATATCAACCCCGTCGGGATTGGTGCCATGGCAGTGGCCTGCGCTGTGTCCTTGCTCGCTGTGACAGGGGCGGTAGGACAGACCGCGCAAGCCTTTTCGACCTTCATTGCGCTGGCCACAGCCTTTGCGACAGCCCCCATGATCGCGTTCTGGACAAAGGGAAAATACTATCTGGCGCGGCCTGACGACACGCCCGCGGCCGAAGGCCTGCATAGTTGCTCGATCTGCGACTTTCGCTTTGACGCCGAAGACATGACCCATTGCCCGTTTCACGCAGGGCCCATCTGTTCGCTCTGCTGCACGCTTGACAATAATTGTCAGGACAGTTGCAAACCGCATGGCCGCATCGGGTACAACGTCAAACATTTCATCGACCGCAGCTTTGCGCCCAAAATCTCTGCCGCTATCCAATCGCGCTTTGCAAAATTCATGCTTTTCACCAGCCTTATATCGGGATTGTTGGGGGGCCTGCTGTTGTGGATCGGGACCAACGCAAACAGCCCCAATTTCACGGCCGTTCTTACTGTCATCTTCGGGAGCATCGTGATCGTCGTCGGCATCTCGGTCTGGATGTTCCTGCTTGTCAACGAAAGCCAGCGTAACGCGCGTGCGGAAACCCGCCGCCAAACGGATCGGTTGCTGCGCGAAATCCGCGCCCATGAACGCACTGACATCGCGCTGCAAGATGCCAAGGAAAAGGCCGAGGCCGCGAACCATGCAAAAACCCGTTATATGGCGGGGCTCAGCCACGAGCTACGCACGCCGTTGAACGCCATTTACGGCTTTGCCCAGATTTTGGAAAAGGATCCTGCGATCCCAAAACACCGGTTGGACTCCGTCACCACGATCCGGCGCAGCAGCGAACATCTTGCCGGTCTGATCGAGGGGCTGCTGGACATCGCGAGGATCGAAGCAGGACGCCTGGAAGTGATGCGCGACCGGATCAACCTGCGCATGTTCATCAAGCAGGTCGCCTCGATCTTTGAGGAAGAGGCACGCGAACGCGGGATTACGTTTACGGTCGAGACACATGGCAACCTGCCCGCATGGGTCGGGTTTGACGAAAAACGGCTGCGCCAAATTCTGATCAATTTGCTGTCCAACGCGCTTCGCTACACCGAACGGGGGTCGGTCTGTATGCGGATCACCTATCGCAGTGAAATCGCCTTGATCGAGGTCACTGACACAGGCATCGGCATCGCGCCCGATTTCCTGCCCCGTATCTGGCAACCCTTTCAGCGCTCGCGCCAAAACAGCGCACGCGGTTCCGGGCTCGGGCTGACAATTACCAAACTTCTGGTGGAAATTCTGGGCGGCGAGATCAAGGTGAATAGCACCTTGGGTGAGGGCAGCACCTTTACAGTCCGGTTGATGCTGCCGTCCCTTTCCCAAGACCCCACCGCCAAAGAGGGGATTCCCCCCACCGCCCATACCCTGCCTGTGATCGGCTATTTAGGCGCGCGCAAAACGATAATGGTGGTCGATGATGATGCCCACCACCTTACCTTGGTTACAAACTTGTTTGAACCGCTTGGCTTTAGCGTGGTCGTGGCCGCCTCCGCCGAAGTCGCGCTGGAAATGTTGACCGACATCACACCAAATCTTTTCATTCTGGACATCGACATGCCCGGTCAGGACGGTTGGTCTTTGGCGCAAGATTTACGCGCCAGCGGTCTGAAAACGATCCCCATCATTATGATTTCAGGTCATGCCAAAGACGTCGAAAGACCGAACCCGCATTTGGCGCTATATGACGCGTTCATCACCAAGCCTTACAGTCTGGATGATCTCGTATTCCGCGCCGCCGGCCTGTTAAAGCTCGACTTGAAAACCCAAACGGATGACGACGACGGGACACCCACCGCCGCGCACCTTGCGTCACATACGGCCGAGCACATGATTGAACTTGCGCGGACCGGACAGGCAAGCAATCTGCGTCGCATGCTTGCTGAACTCGAAACAGAACGCGCCTGCCCGCCTGCCCTCCTATCACGCCTCAACAAATACCTCGCGGAATTCGACCTTGCCGGTATCGCTGAGGCGCTGGAAAGTGAAAAACATGAAACGGTCTAA
- a CDS encoding YidH family protein: protein MTDPTDAQKSETQQLADTRTGWAEDRTVLANERTFAAWMRTGMASVALALGLKAVFRVTDYPILAKSVAEMFILCAIFIFWTAARRSRSTHHNTNTHDAAAQSRTNMTITSSVFILGAISTGIILWLL, encoded by the coding sequence ATGACCGACCCGACCGACGCGCAGAAAAGTGAAACCCAACAGCTTGCCGATACCCGTACCGGCTGGGCCGAGGACCGCACTGTGCTTGCCAACGAGCGTACCTTCGCGGCGTGGATGCGGACAGGGATGGCCAGCGTCGCCCTTGCCTTGGGCTTAAAGGCGGTTTTCAGAGTGACGGATTATCCAATTCTCGCGAAATCCGTGGCCGAGATGTTCATTCTCTGCGCCATCTTCATCTTCTGGACAGCCGCCCGCAGAAGCCGGAGCACACATCACAACACCAACACCCATGACGCCGCAGCCCAATCGCGGACGAATATGACGATCACCTCGTCGGTGTTCATTCTCGGCGCAATCTCGACTGGCATCATTTTGTGGCTGCTGTGA
- a CDS encoding AI-2E family transporter translates to MDDLHKIKNLLIFISIILGFAALYVARDLFLPIMIGLIFALTFSPVVRSFARFGIPNLVSAVAVILGAGLTLGGASYLLSGPVSEIIADAPAMGVELRHKLQGVIASIEEVKDASEQVEEFANGGDSSNVVAVKQPSLLAFAAGSIANFTALMVLGLIFALFILASGDMFYDKLVEAFPNSSDKRRAKNTARDIERQISHYFLTITLINAGLGVCVGLAMLAVGLPNPVLWGVLAFALNFLPFVGGMFGTLLCAAFGILNFDTLGLGLLPAVLYAFCTTFEAQFITPAILGKRLNMNTVSVFLTVIVWSWLWSVPGALMAVPFLVLLKVICDNVPSLSILGNFLGAKSLAENNA, encoded by the coding sequence TTGGACGACCTGCATAAAATCAAGAACTTGTTGATTTTCATATCGATCATACTGGGTTTCGCTGCGCTTTACGTTGCCCGTGATCTATTTCTGCCTATCATGATCGGCTTGATCTTTGCTTTGACCTTTAGTCCCGTGGTGCGCAGTTTCGCGCGCTTTGGCATTCCCAATCTGGTTTCTGCTGTGGCGGTCATCCTCGGTGCGGGGCTGACACTTGGAGGTGCGTCCTATCTGCTGAGTGGCCCAGTGTCCGAAATTATAGCCGACGCGCCCGCGATGGGAGTGGAATTACGTCATAAATTACAGGGCGTTATTGCGTCTATCGAAGAGGTTAAGGACGCCAGCGAGCAGGTCGAAGAATTCGCCAACGGTGGCGATAGCAGCAATGTGGTCGCGGTAAAACAACCCAGCCTTTTGGCTTTTGCCGCGGGGAGTATCGCCAACTTCACGGCGTTGATGGTCCTTGGGCTTATCTTTGCCCTGTTTATTCTGGCCTCGGGGGATATGTTTTATGACAAGCTGGTCGAAGCCTTTCCCAACTCATCCGACAAACGCCGCGCCAAAAACACCGCGCGCGATATCGAACGTCAGATTTCGCATTATTTCCTTACAATCACGCTGATCAATGCCGGTCTTGGCGTTTGTGTCGGGCTTGCGATGCTCGCGGTCGGATTGCCCAACCCCGTTCTTTGGGGAGTGCTGGCCTTTGCTTTAAACTTCCTGCCATTCGTGGGCGGGATGTTTGGCACATTGCTTTGTGCGGCTTTTGGCATCTTGAACTTTGATACTCTGGGGCTTGGGCTGTTGCCGGCCGTTCTTTATGCGTTTTGCACCACATTTGAGGCACAGTTCATCACGCCGGCGATCCTTGGCAAGCGGTTGAACATGAATACGGTTTCGGTATTTCTGACCGTGATTGTCTGGAGCTGGCTGTGGAGCGTGCCGGGTGCCCTGATGGCCGTGCCGTTTCTGGTACTGCTCAAGGTGATCTGTGACAACGTGCCCAGCTTGTCGATATTGGGGAATTTTCTGGGGGCAAAATCGCTTGCCGAAAATAACGCATAG
- a CDS encoding DNA-binding response regulator, protein MKRSNPSPQNLALVVDDEPDTLSMVSAALEESGMSVIVARDGQTAIDLVERVQPDVILMDALMPHMDGFETCQRLKAPPLSVAAPIIFMTGLTEPNDVVRGLKAGGVDYVTKPVVVDELIARLAIHIANSKLLQSARDALDSSGRSILAFTPDGDLSWGSDNALEAFDVNEVDHAALSEWLATCVRKPLSQLQPFAMKDYQLFYVGLSASSELLVKFSRQRSISNEQLLIAQWGLTLREAEVLYWLTLGKTNRDISAILSLSPRTVNKHLEQIFQKMGVDNRTSAAVAADRVLHGTD, encoded by the coding sequence ATGAAACGGTCTAACCCAAGCCCTCAAAATCTTGCCCTCGTCGTGGATGATGAACCGGATACCTTGTCGATGGTGTCTGCCGCGCTCGAAGAAAGCGGCATGTCGGTCATTGTTGCCCGCGATGGCCAGACGGCCATTGATCTGGTCGAACGTGTGCAGCCCGATGTGATCCTGATGGATGCGCTCATGCCCCATATGGACGGCTTTGAGACGTGCCAGCGGCTGAAAGCGCCGCCTTTGAGTGTCGCGGCACCGATCATCTTTATGACCGGATTGACCGAACCTAATGACGTGGTCCGGGGGCTGAAAGCTGGGGGGGTCGACTATGTGACGAAGCCCGTGGTGGTTGATGAATTGATCGCCCGCCTTGCGATCCATATCGCAAATTCCAAACTACTCCAAAGCGCGCGTGACGCGCTCGACAGCTCTGGCCGGTCGATTTTGGCCTTCACCCCGGACGGTGATCTGTCATGGGGGTCCGACAATGCGTTGGAAGCTTTTGACGTTAACGAAGTGGATCATGCGGCATTGAGTGAGTGGCTTGCCACTTGTGTCCGAAAACCACTTTCCCAGCTGCAACCCTTTGCAATGAAAGACTATCAGCTCTTCTATGTCGGGTTGTCGGCGTCATCAGAATTACTGGTGAAGTTTAGCCGCCAGCGCTCCATTTCAAATGAACAGCTCCTCATTGCGCAATGGGGCCTCACGCTGCGGGAGGCCGAAGTCCTCTATTGGCTCACACTTGGCAAAACCAATCGGGACATCAGCGCGATCCTTAGTCTCAGCCCGCGAACTGTGAACAAGCACCTCGAACAGATCTTTCAAAAGATGGGTGTCGACAACCGGACGTCAGCAGCCGTTGCTGCCGATCGCGTGCTGCACGGGACCGACTAA
- a CDS encoding phospholipase D family protein gives MSDGANRPQGVSPDPRELEILVTASEAYPRLEALFLAARDRVDMGFRLFDPRTKLRSDAARAIGDTWADLFLHTLNRGVSIDLTLSDFDPVMAHEMHEQAWHFVAMLTALNEMSAPDAARIEARCILHPAKGGIVPRLMFAGRTRKELMRIVRNINDSRDPERRFRFTPGLQDLLVFEGGRVRARPRALPRLYPVTLHHKMAVFDGSTTYIGGLDLNERRVDDAAHDQPAQDTWHDTQVVSQDPSLARDACAFLKALPQVINREGKLPKPVSAFRTTLSRRRASDTLSLAPENVSDSLLEAHLTQIGKAQEFIYLETQYFRDRRIVSALVAAGKRNKNLRIVVLVPAAPESVAFSDRPGLDARFGEYLQARGMRRLHACYGDRFLAVSPVQPRQPDRRDTSAERATLAGAPIIYVHSKVSIFDRDTAIVSSANLNGRSMKWDAEAGLVITRKAQVEALSQKIFRYWLAQEADGPPEKVFAQWTQRALQNASLPPSERQGFIVPYDMKPNRKAGTALPGAPEEMV, from the coding sequence GTGTCCGACGGGGCTAACCGCCCGCAGGGCGTGTCCCCCGATCCGCGCGAACTGGAAATACTGGTAACAGCGTCCGAGGCCTATCCAAGGCTGGAGGCGCTGTTTCTTGCGGCGCGTGATCGCGTTGACATGGGGTTCCGGTTGTTCGATCCGCGCACCAAGCTGCGCTCGGACGCGGCGCGTGCAATAGGGGATACTTGGGCCGATCTGTTTTTACACACATTGAATCGTGGCGTTTCGATTGATCTGACATTGTCGGATTTCGATCCGGTGATGGCGCATGAGATGCATGAGCAAGCCTGGCACTTTGTCGCAATGTTGACGGCGCTGAATGAAATGTCCGCGCCCGACGCCGCGCGGATTGAGGCGCGCTGCATTCTGCATCCCGCTAAGGGTGGCATTGTGCCAAGGCTGATGTTTGCGGGCAGAACACGCAAGGAATTGATGCGCATTGTGCGCAACATCAACGACAGCCGCGATCCCGAACGGCGGTTCCGGTTTACACCGGGTTTGCAAGATCTGTTGGTATTCGAAGGCGGAAGGGTGCGGGCACGCCCACGTGCGCTGCCGCGGCTGTATCCGGTCACGCTGCACCACAAGATGGCGGTGTTTGACGGCAGCACGACGTATATCGGCGGGCTGGATCTGAACGAGCGCCGTGTGGATGACGCCGCGCATGATCAGCCCGCGCAAGACACCTGGCACGACACGCAAGTCGTTTCGCAAGACCCGTCACTGGCCAGAGATGCCTGTGCGTTTCTCAAGGCGTTGCCGCAGGTGATTAACCGCGAAGGTAAGCTGCCAAAGCCCGTTTCGGCGTTTCGCACGACTTTGTCACGGCGGCGCGCATCCGACACGCTAAGCCTGGCCCCGGAAAACGTCAGCGACAGCTTGCTGGAGGCGCATCTGACCCAGATCGGGAAGGCGCAGGAGTTTATCTATCTGGAGACCCAATATTTTCGGGACAGACGCATCGTGTCCGCCTTGGTCGCTGCGGGGAAACGCAACAAGAATCTGCGCATTGTCGTCCTTGTGCCTGCCGCGCCCGAAAGCGTTGCTTTCTCCGACAGGCCGGGGCTGGATGCGCGGTTTGGTGAATACTTGCAGGCCCGCGGGATGCGACGGTTGCACGCTTGTTACGGGGATCGGTTTCTGGCCGTCAGTCCCGTGCAGCCGAGGCAGCCGGATAGGCGTGATACATCAGCCGAACGCGCCACGCTCGCGGGGGCACCGATTATCTATGTGCATTCCAAAGTGTCGATCTTTGACAGGGACACGGCCATCGTTTCTTCGGCAAACCTGAACGGGCGCAGTATGAAGTGGGACGCAGAGGCCGGACTGGTCATCACCCGAAAGGCGCAGGTGGAGGCATTAAGTCAGAAGATATTCCGCTACTGGCTGGCACAAGAGGCCGATGGCCCGCCCGAAAAGGTGTTCGCGCAATGGACGCAGCGGGCGTTGCAGAATGCGTCGCTGCCCCCGTCCGAGCGTCAGGGTTTTATCGTGCCCTACGACATGAAGCCCAACCGAAAAGCAGGCACTGCACTGCCGGGTGCGCCTGAGGAAATGGTGTAG
- a CDS encoding PLDc N-terminal domain-containing protein, translated as MEYAGFGGFIVLILNIWAIISIIGSSNSTGSKVLWTVLVLVLPILGFIIWLIAGPRANKRIA; from the coding sequence ATGGAATATGCAGGGTTCGGCGGGTTCATCGTCCTGATTTTGAACATCTGGGCGATTATATCAATCATTGGCTCAAGCAACTCTACCGGTTCAAAAGTTTTGTGGACTGTTCTTGTTCTTGTTTTGCCGATCTTAGGTTTTATCATCTGGCTTATCGCCGGACCGCGGGCGAACAAGCGGATAGCGTGA
- the urtA gene encoding urea ABC transporter substrate-binding protein — translation MSDKPISKNNGAMSRRAMMASSAAFGAALFAPSVLRAQDYATADVNTTGLAVTDDTVTIGILHSITGTMAISETGSVQAEKLAIKQINEMGGVLGRQIEVIQEDGASDWPTFAEKARKLLVSDKVASVMGCWTSASRKAVLPVFEQNNGFLYYPTFYEGLEQSPNVIYTGQEATQQIIAGLDWVKETKGANSFYLLGSDYIWPRTSNKIARKHIEDFLGGKVVGEDYYPLGHTQFNSVINKIRLRKPDVIYAIVVGGSNVAFYKQLKAAGIDMTAEDPILLTISVTEDEILGIGGENMEGAYACMKYFQSLDNPNNAEFVAAFKEMWGDDIVIGDVTQAAYLGPWLWKAAVEKAGSFDVDKVREAQIGIELENAPEGYVKVHENHHLWSKTRVGLAKPDGQYEVVYETADLVEPNPFPEGYQ, via the coding sequence ATGTCAGATAAACCGATTTCAAAGAATAACGGCGCCATGAGCCGCCGCGCCATGATGGCAAGCTCTGCGGCTTTCGGCGCTGCATTGTTTGCGCCATCGGTGCTGCGCGCCCAAGATTACGCAACGGCCGACGTCAACACCACCGGCCTTGCGGTAACCGATGATACTGTGACAATCGGGATCCTGCATTCGATCACCGGGACGATGGCGATTTCAGAAACCGGTTCTGTGCAGGCCGAAAAACTGGCCATCAAACAAATCAACGAAATGGGCGGCGTTTTGGGGCGTCAAATCGAAGTGATCCAGGAAGACGGCGCGTCTGACTGGCCGACCTTTGCTGAAAAAGCGCGCAAATTGCTGGTCAGTGACAAGGTCGCATCTGTCATGGGGTGCTGGACGTCCGCCAGCCGCAAGGCAGTGCTGCCCGTGTTCGAACAGAACAACGGATTTTTGTACTACCCGACCTTCTATGAGGGCCTGGAGCAAAGCCCGAACGTGATCTACACGGGCCAAGAAGCAACGCAGCAAATTATTGCGGGCCTTGATTGGGTCAAGGAAACCAAGGGCGCGAATTCCTTCTATCTGCTGGGGTCCGATTACATCTGGCCACGGACATCCAACAAAATCGCGCGCAAACATATCGAAGACTTCTTGGGCGGCAAGGTTGTTGGCGAGGATTACTATCCGCTGGGTCACACGCAGTTCAACTCTGTCATCAACAAGATCCGTCTGCGCAAGCCCGACGTGATCTATGCGATTGTCGTGGGCGGGTCGAACGTTGCATTCTACAAGCAATTGAAAGCGGCAGGCATTGATATGACTGCCGAAGACCCGATCCTGTTGACTATTTCGGTTACCGAGGACGAGATTTTGGGCATCGGTGGCGAAAACATGGAAGGCGCTTATGCCTGCATGAAGTATTTCCAATCGCTGGATAACCCGAATAACGCAGAATTTGTTGCAGCCTTCAAGGAAATGTGGGGCGATGACATTGTGATCGGCGATGTGACGCAGGCTGCCTATCTTGGGCCGTGGCTATGGAAAGCCGCCGTTGAAAAGGCCGGTTCCTTTGATGTGGATAAGGTCCGAGAAGCCCAGATCGGGATCGAACTGGAAAACGCTCCCGAAGGTTATGTGAAGGTCCACGAAAACCATCATCTGTGGTCCAAAACCCGTGTTGGTCTGGCCAAGCCTGATGGCCAGTATGAAGTTGTCTATGAAACTGCCGATCTGGTCGAGCCGAACCCTTTCCCCGAGGGTTATCAGTAA